The Nitrospiria bacterium genomic interval TCCGGCCAAGACCCACTCGAAGCGATGATCGGCCAGACGCGCAAGCGATTGGGCCTGTTCCTCCCAAGAATACCAGCAGGCGTCCCTGAATGCTTCCAGATCATTGCTCTCATGCTCCCACGCCAGGGAGTCGCCCGTAAACAGATAGCATTCCTCGAACAGAAATACAACACTCCCCCGGGTATGGCCGGGCACCGGAACGGCTTTAAGGCCGGGTCGGATCGGCGTCGGTCCCCTTCCTCGAAGAATTTCCGTCGCGAAAGGCGCCGCGCCGCGATCATGCTCGTGAATCCAAACCCGGGCGCCGAATTGTTCGGCATAGCGGGCCGCGTCGGCCACGTCGTCCCGGTGGGTCAGCAGAATATCCCGGATGCCGCCCGCGTCTTCAAACGACGCGACTAATTTACCGAGGTAGCGCGGGGAGTCGACGAGAAAATTCCCTTCAACGCGTCTCACGAAATAGGAGTGCGCGCCCCACGACTCCCGGGCGTTGTAGCCGCAACGAAAAACCCCCGGCGCCAACTCGTGGGGAAAGAGGCCGTCGGGAACGATCCGATGACTTTCGGTGCGCACCGATGCCGTTGGACATACCAACACCGCCCGCCACGCCGCGATCTCCTCTTCTTTAGTAGCGGGCTGTCGGGCAAACACCGACTGTCCATCCCGTTCGACGATGAGGCCGGGCGCGATCGTTTGAGACGCCGTGCAATTTATACACCGGCGATCGACATACCAATCGCCGGGTGCATTGGCAGGATGGCGA includes:
- a CDS encoding MBL fold metallo-hydrolase, producing MSRATDRHPANAPGDWYVDRRCINCTASQTIAPGLIVERDGQSVFARQPATKEEEIAAWRAVLVCPTASVRTESHRIVPDGLFPHELAPGVFRCGYNARESWGAHSYFVRRVEGNFLVDSPRYLGKLVASFEDAGGIRDILLTHRDDVADAARYAEQFGARVWIHEHDRGAAPFATEILRGRGPTPIRPGLKAVPVPGHTRGSVVFLFEECYLFTGDSLAWEHESNDLEAFRDACWYSWEEQAQSLARLADHRFEWVLAGHGGSFCLQAEEMRQRLVALVQRMRLAPRFEGQ